The Chryseobacterium sp. 52 genome includes a region encoding these proteins:
- a CDS encoding RNA polymerase sigma factor has product MSSQTETAFLKLINQHKGILYKASRIYADSVEDREDLQQEILIQLWKSYQNFKGDSEFSTWMYRVAINTAITYLKKEKKRTSNQTDVPEHFEVQAEDYNPAKDRQLEVFYNAVQELKALEKAIIFYFMEGMSHKEIGNNLGLSEGNARVKLNRTKEKIQQIIKKSGYEF; this is encoded by the coding sequence GTGAGCAGTCAAACTGAAACCGCTTTCTTAAAGCTTATCAATCAACACAAAGGCATTTTGTACAAGGCCTCCCGAATCTATGCCGACTCCGTAGAAGACCGGGAAGACCTTCAGCAGGAGATTCTTATCCAGCTTTGGAAATCTTACCAGAACTTCAAAGGCGACAGTGAATTTTCTACATGGATGTACCGCGTTGCCATCAATACCGCTATTACCTATTTAAAAAAAGAAAAAAAGCGGACCAGTAATCAAACCGATGTACCCGAGCATTTTGAAGTACAGGCTGAAGATTACAATCCTGCGAAGGACCGTCAGTTAGAAGTATTTTACAATGCTGTTCAGGAACTTAAGGCACTTGAAAAAGCAATCATATTTTATTTCATGGAAGGCATGTCCCATAAAGAGATTGGGAACAACCTGGGGCTCAGCGAAGGCAATGCCCGCGTAAAACTTAACAGAACGAAAGAAAAAATACAGCAAATCATAAAAAAATCAGGCTATGAATTTTGA
- the pgi gene encoding glucose-6-phosphate isomerase: MLSKINPLQTSSWKALDEHFAGNDFDMRSLFQYNPDRFKEFSLQKDHFLFDYSKNLIDSRTKELLLQLADECELKEAISKMFSGDKINETEGRAVLHTALRDFSDKEIIVDGENIKPQIKRVLDHMKAFSEKIISGEHKGFSGKEITDVVNIGIGGSDLGPVMVCSALKHFKTRLNVHFVSNVDGNHIAETVKKLDPETTLFIIASKTFTTQETMTNANSAKDWFLKAGKEEDVAKHFVALSTNVDAVKKFGIAEENIFEFWDWVGGRYSLWSAIGLSIVLAVGYDNFEELLKGASDTDQHFQTADFSENIPVLMGLLGIWYRNFYAATTYAILPYSQYLDRFAAYLQQGDMESNGKCVDRNGEFVEYETGPIIWGEPGTNGQHAFYQLIHQGTELIPADFIAYVKSSNAVSDHQPKLLANFFAQTEALAFGKSEEEVEQELSNEGKSDEEIDRLLNYKVFHGNTPTNSILFNELTPFSLGQLIAMYEHKIFVQGVIWNIFSFDQFGVELGKVLANKILPELENNEAVNSHDSSTNGLINYYKGNK, encoded by the coding sequence ATGCTATCAAAAATAAATCCTTTACAAACCAGCAGCTGGAAAGCTCTTGACGAACATTTTGCAGGCAACGACTTTGACATGAGAAGTCTTTTCCAGTACAATCCGGATCGTTTTAAAGAATTCTCTTTGCAGAAAGACCACTTTCTTTTTGACTATTCTAAAAATCTAATCGATTCAAGAACGAAGGAGCTTTTACTACAACTTGCTGATGAATGTGAACTTAAAGAGGCTATTTCTAAAATGTTTTCAGGCGATAAAATCAATGAAACAGAAGGAAGAGCAGTACTTCACACCGCTTTGAGGGATTTTTCAGATAAAGAGATCATCGTAGACGGTGAAAATATAAAACCTCAGATCAAAAGAGTTCTTGACCATATGAAAGCTTTCTCTGAGAAAATTATTTCAGGGGAACACAAAGGTTTCAGCGGAAAAGAAATTACTGATGTTGTCAATATCGGAATCGGAGGTTCAGACTTAGGACCTGTCATGGTTTGTTCTGCTTTAAAGCATTTCAAAACAAGACTAAACGTTCATTTCGTTTCAAATGTTGATGGCAATCACATCGCAGAAACTGTTAAGAAACTGGATCCAGAAACAACATTGTTCATCATTGCTTCCAAGACTTTTACAACTCAGGAAACAATGACCAATGCCAATTCGGCTAAAGACTGGTTCCTGAAAGCCGGAAAAGAAGAAGATGTGGCAAAACATTTTGTGGCTTTATCCACCAATGTTGATGCCGTTAAAAAATTCGGAATTGCAGAAGAAAACATCTTTGAATTCTGGGACTGGGTAGGCGGAAGATACTCTCTTTGGAGTGCTATTGGCCTGAGCATTGTTCTGGCAGTAGGATATGACAATTTTGAAGAGCTTCTGAAAGGAGCTTCTGATACGGACCAACATTTCCAGACTGCTGATTTTTCCGAAAACATCCCTGTATTAATGGGACTTTTAGGAATCTGGTACCGTAATTTCTATGCCGCAACGACCTATGCAATCCTTCCTTATTCACAATATCTGGACAGATTTGCTGCTTATCTTCAGCAGGGAGATATGGAAAGCAACGGAAAATGTGTAGACAGAAACGGCGAATTCGTAGAATATGAGACGGGACCAATCATCTGGGGTGAACCCGGGACAAACGGACAGCATGCTTTCTACCAGTTGATCCACCAGGGAACTGAACTTATTCCTGCAGATTTTATCGCGTATGTGAAAAGCAGCAATGCTGTTTCTGATCACCAGCCAAAACTTTTAGCTAACTTTTTCGCACAGACTGAAGCACTTGCCTTTGGAAAATCTGAAGAGGAAGTAGAGCAGGAATTAAGCAACGAAGGAAAATCTGATGAAGAAATTGACAGATTATTAAACTATAAAGTCTTTCACGGAAATACTCCTACCAACTCTATATTATTCAATGAATTAACTCCTTTTTCACTAGGACAGTTAATTGCAATGTACGAGCATAAGATTTTTGTTCAGGGGGTTATCTGGAATATTTTCAGCTTCGACCAGTTCGGAGTGGAATTAGGAAAAGTGTTAGCCAACAAGATCCTTCCTGAGCTTGAAAACAATGAAGCAGTCAATTCTCATGACAGTTCTACCAATGGATTGATCAATTATTATAAAGGAAATAAGTAG